A single region of the Anaerobaca lacustris genome encodes:
- a CDS encoding response regulator transcription factor: MASRMQGKTNQPAKHRIVIVDDHPIVRQGLAQLIEQEDDLHICGQAEDAHEAIRAIRELNPNLVIVDISLRTSSGIDLIKDIKAQFPALPVLTLSMHDEALYAERALRAGARGYIMKQEAPEEVVTAIRRVLAGTTYISQGMAAKMVNKIVAGPGEKNASPVDRLSDRELEVFRLIGEGYGTREMAEKLYLSVKTIETYRAHIKEKLNLQDANELLRAAIRWANAQM; this comes from the coding sequence ATGGCCTCAAGGATGCAGGGCAAGACAAACCAGCCCGCCAAACATCGCATCGTCATCGTGGACGACCATCCCATCGTGCGACAGGGGTTGGCGCAACTGATCGAGCAGGAGGACGATCTGCACATCTGCGGCCAGGCCGAGGATGCCCATGAGGCCATTCGGGCCATCCGCGAGCTGAACCCCAACCTGGTGATCGTCGATATCAGCCTGAGGACAAGCAGCGGGATCGACCTGATCAAGGACATCAAGGCGCAGTTCCCCGCCCTGCCCGTGCTGACCCTCTCGATGCACGACGAGGCCCTTTACGCCGAACGGGCCCTGCGCGCCGGGGCCAGAGGCTACATCATGAAGCAGGAGGCGCCCGAGGAGGTGGTCACCGCGATCCGCCGGGTCCTGGCCGGGACGACGTACATCAGTCAGGGCATGGCCGCCAAGATGGTCAACAAGATCGTCGCCGGGCCGGGCGAGAAGAACGCCTCGCCCGTCGATCGACTCAGCGACCGCGAACTCGAGGTCTTCCGCCTGATCGGCGAGGGCTATGGAACGCGGGAGATGGCCGAGAAGCTGTACCTTAGCGTCAAGACCATCGAGACCTATCGCGCCCACATCAAGGAGAAGCTCAACCTCCAGGACGCCAACGAACTGCTCCGCGCCGCCATCCGCTGGGCCAACGCCCAGATGTGA
- a CDS encoding autotransporter outer membrane beta-barrel domain-containing protein: MAGTAGNDILYNAQPLDVNAVLATSSDEDVTTAATGIDGLAGNDSIAAAANVVANASSTMNAPYVPFRLGGTTAASSSKGLLGGDGADLLLNLASIFPTALSHAEIMEVILQLDVGATDFSTASTSQAIGIEGGAGPDHIESTGALSAGATSQTLVKEARISAVEVPLESYAFGDATTSAKSVAVGILGDTLTGTSAVTPGAIEIITNHGSLSAVASATSATEQGMVELIGAARVDDSTTASASAAGIVGGSNDNRITNYHTIYSEAVSSADMTSVEIKMKGFMLKPAFDLFGLDVGTFQTVADSLAVGIAGNAGDDTIINAGSGGTGEIEVYARAEADSEIYTFSVSPPLGGGGGQAAGALVASGLALPQVVAATGDDSAPAYGDASTVATSYTAGILAGAGDDTVTNDTFLTSRAESEASNLTLSVDVALSKTSLLPLPGAAVADASTRAVAASRGIDGGDGDDVITNSAAVTASATADADSLGIAATIKGSMEGLSAGVSVTDASSTAAATSKGIVGGAGGDTITNTGVVTSTASASDNSTSVSATLAGDKIGVAVGVTVADAVSRATAYSVGIDAEDTGGNESTSTTEQNDVITNEGLIQSTAGSTSHGDAVGVSIAASLQGVSVSVAVTEADVASEAYATGVRSGIGQDTIENRGPSSAGIHATATATSSSDSVSVAVSGGWIGVAMGASYAEANTEANSGAVGVEAGDSNDVVTNASQIVTSSTATASSTAVSVTAALAPKGFSAGVAMAETRTDSAADATGIDAGDGDDTIDNTGVVATSSTATTTTKTVTVNFAEAGAAVADVSSQARASATGIEGGAGTDVLTNSGSVVTTATSTADDTSGTANLLGYARADIASTSTAMAIGMRGEALTNTSGASIATTATANAYADNYVVQGGGVEFAKVGSQADARATGMAGTALADTISNDGTISSIANSEIMASNFSFNLVGAQLGSVGVNATGTAVGIDAGDGANTIINDANGQISTFADLSTTSVDTEVGILSAQFIRSGVTADAWSHGILAGADDDTIHNRGSIDATANALGEAGGASLGLMSMSLVGALASADISGIHSGGGDDAITNTGTIRAGAIRTGDNYLAKAETAAVSFDLFSLVMSSLGAGADVTGIRAGDGDDTVSNYGTIFIGDEGDDDACTASRAMVIGRSLSYGGQILGATMAFAGSSARIASVGIDGGAGDDVLTNYEEGNITVKARSYADVDSVTYQTLGLLDTFAEANAFSEAQATGIYGGDGNDVITNYGAVTADALTVADAESYADVGLGSNPHGVSEAEATAHAAGIDGGAQGSKEIHNFGQVTAVANAGARPRARSDSGTMNTYAKGYGLADSHAFGITSQGWHNLVTNHETGSISVTALAGTYDTLGNTGYVNCDEIAVSGAGYAWAPLKADGVGIALADGNDIVINDGSITVFSHVDGSIYTHTLNRSAVNANPDSDARSYVLGQATGIAAGAGANEVTNNGLLTVEASSYAAPKAYSWSAFVSSSADAYGVSDAVAVGLEADGAITNSLSGVLDVTAKARSWANAPTESESATATALLTAEATGFGTFTDDASTELQRIINHGTATVRALAGEEDGNYCANVHSKLTSGAATANSTGTLTVDAAGVRVGDGAKEIINTGTLHVLGKEDYRLANATAVSRYNNATANSHGTGIATAAGVLAASGDNRVYNSGTMDVQTDINIYARSWSDSDWKTTYATAVARAEAAAQGIRVGDGDDEIVNTGSLTVASTARATSYARSDEYATSTATSEAVAIGIDGGSGANTIVNEGDMHISAAAWVFVSAAGDYPTRTPDATARAIGITAGHDGSYILNSGTLEVQTSEYENLLVSGQGLAIGILGGDGDDVIVNEGSIVTRTGGSLLASGSGLAVDAGAGDDTVVLADGSSVIGDVLLGLGDDTLVLAGRPVVDGLIRAGDDTDTLVLDGAGWFGHHLEGFDRVMKQGPGTYTVSGLSPATRLDLREGTLEIDGDYQFAEAGLLTTVARPDGSGGQLKIGGTGALDGTLAVEREQGLYQPATYDIVAAEALSGSFTDVLLPESSLLLEFSMEQTADHVQVSVTPHSYASAASNEVEASTGDYLDRIAPQATGNLANTLGTFQTLSPNEFGAAFASLSPAVYDSAATTTFNATTQYNQTLFKRMHSTRSHIESTDGSLAYSQTERHAVWMDGFGNWARQDSQDGFAGYDYRLAGAALGADRLMADDLLVGVSYGQSQADIDMQNNLGKGDIDSYFGSLYGSYFTDRMYVDATLSYGRQRYRSTRRIEVGALNGAAHSSHDGDVYSAHGETGWNLHLHRWTLQPFAALRYTFLDEQSYAESGAEGVNLRVNDRKTDALTSNLGLRFACHFEKDDWLCIPEATIAWDHDFDLDDRRITAAFEGAPATTFVTDGRPIDRDGVVLGGALTVIRKNNLSLSLRYTGELRSHSRAHALTGGIRYEF; encoded by the coding sequence ATGGCCGGGACGGCCGGGAACGACATTCTCTACAACGCACAGCCTCTGGACGTCAACGCCGTCCTCGCAACGTCGTCCGACGAGGACGTGACGACGGCGGCGACGGGCATCGACGGCCTTGCGGGCAACGACTCCATCGCCGCGGCCGCAAACGTTGTCGCGAACGCGTCGTCCACGATGAATGCACCCTATGTGCCGTTTCGATTAGGGGGTACGACGGCGGCATCTTCGAGCAAGGGCCTCTTGGGCGGTGACGGGGCCGACCTTTTGCTGAACCTGGCGTCGATCTTCCCGACCGCCCTGTCCCACGCCGAGATCATGGAGGTGATCCTGCAGCTTGACGTCGGGGCGACGGATTTCTCGACGGCCTCGACCTCGCAGGCCATCGGGATCGAGGGCGGCGCCGGCCCGGACCACATCGAAAGCACCGGCGCGCTGAGTGCCGGCGCCACCTCGCAGACCCTCGTCAAGGAGGCCCGGATCAGCGCCGTCGAAGTGCCGCTGGAGTCGTACGCCTTCGGCGACGCCACGACCTCGGCGAAGTCCGTTGCAGTGGGAATCCTTGGAGACACGCTGACGGGGACCTCGGCTGTGACGCCGGGCGCCATCGAGATCATCACGAATCATGGTTCATTGTCGGCCGTCGCGTCGGCCACGTCCGCCACCGAACAGGGGATGGTCGAACTGATCGGAGCGGCGCGGGTCGATGATTCGACCACCGCCAGCGCCTCCGCTGCCGGGATCGTGGGCGGGTCGAACGACAATCGCATCACCAACTACCATACGATCTATTCGGAGGCCGTTTCGTCGGCCGATATGACGTCGGTCGAGATCAAGATGAAGGGCTTCATGCTCAAGCCGGCCTTCGATCTGTTCGGTCTCGACGTGGGGACCTTCCAGACGGTCGCCGATTCGCTGGCCGTCGGCATCGCCGGCAACGCAGGGGACGACACGATCATCAATGCCGGCTCCGGCGGAACCGGCGAGATCGAGGTATATGCCAGAGCCGAAGCGGATTCGGAGATCTACACCTTCTCGGTCTCGCCGCCCCTCGGCGGGGGTGGTGGACAGGCGGCCGGCGCCCTTGTGGCGAGCGGTCTCGCCCTGCCGCAGGTGGTCGCGGCGACAGGCGACGATTCGGCCCCCGCCTATGGCGACGCCAGCACCGTGGCGACCTCCTATACGGCCGGGATTCTCGCCGGCGCAGGCGACGACACAGTGACAAACGACACGTTCCTGACGTCGCGTGCCGAATCCGAGGCGAGCAACCTGACACTGAGCGTCGACGTCGCGCTAAGCAAAACGAGTCTTCTGCCGCTGCCGGGAGCCGCTGTGGCCGATGCGTCCACCCGAGCCGTCGCCGCCTCGCGCGGCATCGACGGCGGGGACGGCGACGACGTCATCACGAACAGCGCCGCCGTGACCGCCAGCGCCACGGCCGACGCCGACTCTCTCGGGATCGCGGCGACCATCAAGGGCAGCATGGAAGGTCTGTCGGCCGGCGTTTCGGTTACGGATGCCTCGTCGACGGCGGCGGCCACCAGCAAGGGGATCGTCGGAGGCGCCGGCGGCGACACCATCACGAACACCGGCGTGGTGACCTCGACGGCCTCGGCGTCGGACAACTCCACCAGCGTCAGCGCGACCCTGGCGGGCGACAAGATCGGCGTGGCGGTCGGCGTCACGGTAGCCGACGCCGTCAGCCGGGCCACAGCGTACAGCGTTGGGATCGACGCCGAAGACACCGGCGGCAACGAAAGCACCAGTACGACCGAGCAGAACGACGTCATCACCAACGAAGGGCTGATCCAGTCGACGGCCGGCTCCACATCGCACGGGGACGCTGTCGGCGTCTCCATCGCCGCATCGCTGCAGGGCGTCTCGGTGTCCGTAGCGGTCACCGAGGCCGACGTGGCGTCGGAGGCGTACGCCACCGGCGTCCGCAGCGGGATCGGTCAAGACACGATCGAGAACAGAGGGCCGTCCAGCGCCGGCATCCATGCAACCGCCACGGCCACCAGTTCGAGCGACAGCGTCTCGGTGGCGGTCAGCGGCGGCTGGATCGGCGTGGCGATGGGGGCGTCCTATGCCGAGGCGAACACCGAGGCGAACAGCGGAGCCGTGGGGGTCGAGGCGGGTGACTCCAACGACGTCGTGACGAACGCCTCGCAGATCGTGACATCCTCGACGGCCACCGCCTCCTCGACGGCCGTTTCGGTCACCGCCGCCCTGGCTCCCAAAGGGTTCAGCGCCGGCGTGGCAATGGCCGAGACCCGCACGGATTCGGCGGCGGACGCGACGGGGATCGACGCCGGCGACGGAGACGATACGATCGACAACACCGGCGTTGTTGCGACCTCTTCGACGGCGACGACGACCACGAAGACCGTAACGGTCAACTTCGCCGAAGCGGGCGCGGCCGTCGCGGACGTGTCGTCCCAGGCAAGGGCCAGCGCGACCGGCATCGAAGGCGGCGCGGGAACGGACGTATTGACCAACAGCGGCTCGGTGGTGACGACCGCGACGTCCACTGCCGACGACACCAGCGGCACGGCGAACCTGCTGGGATACGCCCGTGCGGACATCGCGTCGACGTCGACGGCGATGGCCATCGGCATGCGCGGCGAGGCCCTGACCAATACCTCGGGGGCGAGCATTGCGACGACCGCGACCGCCAATGCGTATGCGGACAATTATGTCGTTCAGGGCGGCGGCGTCGAATTCGCCAAGGTCGGCTCCCAAGCCGATGCCCGTGCGACCGGCATGGCCGGCACAGCGCTGGCAGACACGATCAGCAACGATGGAACGATCTCGTCGATCGCCAACTCCGAGATCATGGCGAGCAACTTCTCCTTCAATCTGGTCGGCGCTCAACTCGGCAGTGTCGGGGTCAACGCCACAGGCACGGCCGTCGGCATCGACGCCGGCGACGGCGCCAACACCATCATCAACGATGCGAACGGGCAGATCAGCACGTTCGCCGATCTCAGCACGACGTCCGTGGACACCGAAGTAGGGATTCTCAGCGCTCAATTCATTCGTTCGGGCGTGACGGCTGACGCCTGGTCCCACGGCATTCTCGCCGGCGCTGACGACGACACAATCCACAATCGGGGCTCGATCGACGCCACGGCAAACGCCCTCGGCGAAGCCGGGGGTGCTTCGCTCGGCCTGATGTCCATGAGTCTTGTCGGCGCCCTGGCATCGGCGGACATCTCCGGTATCCACTCCGGTGGCGGCGATGATGCGATTACAAACACGGGAACGATTCGCGCCGGCGCGATTCGGACGGGCGACAACTACCTTGCGAAGGCGGAAACCGCCGCCGTCTCGTTCGACCTGTTCTCGCTGGTGATGTCATCGCTGGGGGCCGGCGCCGACGTCACCGGCATCCGGGCGGGCGACGGCGACGACACCGTCTCGAACTATGGCACGATCTTTATCGGAGATGAGGGGGACGATGACGCCTGCACCGCCTCGCGCGCCATGGTCATCGGGCGATCGCTCAGCTACGGTGGCCAGATCCTCGGCGCGACGATGGCCTTCGCCGGTTCCTCGGCGCGGATCGCCTCGGTGGGGATCGATGGGGGCGCCGGAGACGATGTTCTGACGAATTATGAGGAGGGGAACATCACCGTGAAGGCCCGCTCCTATGCGGACGTCGATTCGGTGACGTACCAGACCCTCGGATTGCTCGATACGTTTGCCGAGGCGAACGCCTTCAGCGAGGCGCAGGCGACGGGAATCTACGGCGGCGATGGCAATGACGTCATCACGAACTACGGCGCCGTTACGGCCGATGCCCTGACCGTTGCCGATGCGGAATCGTACGCAGACGTGGGATTGGGCAGCAATCCGCACGGCGTCAGTGAGGCCGAGGCGACGGCGCATGCGGCGGGCATCGACGGCGGCGCGCAGGGCAGCAAAGAGATCCACAACTTCGGCCAGGTCACGGCGGTCGCGAACGCCGGCGCCAGGCCACGTGCCCGTTCCGATTCGGGAACGATGAACACCTATGCCAAAGGCTATGGCCTGGCGGATTCGCACGCATTCGGCATCACGTCGCAAGGCTGGCACAACCTCGTGACCAACCACGAGACGGGGAGCATCTCCGTGACCGCTCTGGCAGGGACCTACGACACGCTCGGCAACACCGGATATGTCAATTGCGACGAGATCGCCGTCTCCGGGGCCGGCTATGCGTGGGCCCCGCTGAAGGCCGACGGCGTCGGCATCGCCCTTGCCGACGGCAACGACATCGTCATCAACGACGGTTCGATCACGGTCTTCTCTCATGTCGATGGTTCGATCTACACGCACACCTTGAACCGCAGCGCCGTCAACGCCAATCCGGATTCGGACGCGCGGTCGTATGTTCTGGGCCAGGCGACGGGGATCGCCGCCGGCGCCGGCGCCAACGAGGTGACGAACAACGGCCTCTTGACGGTCGAAGCCTCGAGCTACGCGGCCCCTAAGGCCTATTCGTGGAGCGCATTCGTTTCGAGCTCCGCCGATGCCTATGGCGTTTCGGACGCGGTGGCGGTCGGGCTGGAGGCGGACGGTGCGATCACCAATTCGCTCTCGGGCGTTCTGGACGTGACGGCCAAGGCGCGGAGCTGGGCCAATGCCCCGACGGAATCGGAGTCGGCCACCGCCACGGCCCTCCTGACCGCTGAAGCGACCGGTTTTGGCACCTTCACGGACGACGCTTCGACGGAGCTTCAGAGAATCATCAATCACGGCACGGCGACGGTGCGCGCCCTTGCCGGCGAGGAGGACGGCAACTACTGCGCGAACGTCCACAGCAAGCTCACCTCAGGGGCCGCGACCGCCAACAGCACCGGGACGCTGACGGTCGATGCGGCGGGCGTCCGGGTCGGCGACGGAGCCAAGGAGATCATCAACACCGGCACGCTCCACGTGCTGGGCAAAGAAGACTATCGGCTCGCCAATGCGACGGCCGTCTCGCGGTACAACAACGCCACCGCCAATTCCCACGGCACGGGTATCGCGACGGCGGCGGGCGTCCTGGCCGCCTCAGGAGACAACCGCGTCTACAACTCGGGCACGATGGATGTGCAAACGGATATCAACATCTATGCCCGCAGTTGGTCGGACTCGGATTGGAAGACGACCTACGCGACCGCCGTGGCCCGCGCCGAGGCGGCCGCACAGGGCATCCGCGTGGGCGACGGCGACGATGAGATCGTCAATACGGGATCGCTCACCGTTGCCTCCACCGCCAGAGCAACCTCCTATGCCCGATCCGATGAATACGCCACATCCACGGCGACCAGCGAGGCCGTCGCTATCGGAATCGACGGCGGCTCGGGAGCAAATACGATCGTCAATGAAGGCGATATGCACATCAGCGCTGCGGCATGGGTTTTCGTCAGTGCCGCCGGAGATTACCCCACCCGCACCCCGGACGCCACGGCGCGGGCCATCGGAATCACAGCCGGGCACGACGGCAGCTATATCCTGAATTCGGGAACCCTTGAGGTCCAAACCAGCGAGTATGAGAACCTGCTCGTCTCCGGCCAGGGCCTCGCGATCGGGATCCTGGGCGGCGACGGAGATGACGTGATCGTCAATGAGGGCTCGATCGTGACACGTACGGGAGGCAGCCTTCTGGCAAGTGGGTCCGGACTGGCCGTCGATGCCGGCGCAGGAGACGACACGGTCGTGCTTGCCGATGGATCGAGCGTCATCGGGGATGTGCTTCTCGGCTTGGGAGATGATACGCTGGTATTGGCGGGCCGCCCCGTCGTCGATGGTCTGATTCGGGCCGGTGACGACACCGACACGCTCGTTCTCGACGGCGCCGGCTGGTTCGGACACCATCTGGAAGGATTCGACCGTGTGATGAAGCAAGGACCCGGAACGTACACCGTTTCGGGACTGAGCCCTGCAACCCGGCTGGACCTTCGGGAAGGCACCCTCGAGATCGACGGCGATTACCAGTTCGCCGAGGCCGGCCTGCTGACGACCGTGGCCCGGCCGGATGGAAGCGGCGGCCAGTTGAAGATCGGCGGAACGGGCGCTCTGGACGGGACCCTGGCCGTCGAACGCGAGCAGGGACTCTACCAGCCGGCCACCTACGACATTGTTGCCGCCGAGGCGCTGAGCGGATCGTTCACGGATGTGTTGCTGCCGGAATCGTCGCTGCTGCTGGAATTCTCTATGGAGCAGACGGCGGATCACGTGCAGGTCTCCGTCACGCCGCACAGCTATGCTTCGGCGGCGTCGAACGAGGTGGAAGCGAGCACGGGCGACTATCTGGACAGGATCGCGCCCCAGGCCACGGGGAACCTCGCGAATACGCTCGGCACGTTTCAGACGTTGTCGCCGAACGAATTCGGCGCCGCCTTCGCCAGCCTGAGCCCGGCCGTGTATGATTCGGCTGCCACCACCACGTTCAACGCGACGACCCAGTACAATCAGACCCTCTTCAAACGAATGCACAGCACGCGTTCGCACATCGAGAGCACCGACGGCAGCCTGGCGTACAGCCAGACGGAACGGCACGCCGTGTGGATGGACGGATTCGGTAATTGGGCCAGGCAGGATTCGCAGGACGGCTTTGCCGGCTACGACTACCGCCTGGCCGGAGCGGCCCTCGGCGCCGACCGGCTCATGGCCGACGACCTGCTCGTGGGCGTCAGCTATGGCCAGTCACAAGCCGATATCGACATGCAGAACAACCTCGGCAAAGGTGACATCGACAGCTATTTCGGCTCTCTGTACGGCAGCTATTTCACCGATCGCATGTACGTGGACGCCACCTTGAGCTATGGAAGACAGCGCTATCGCAGCACCCGCAGGATCGAAGTCGGCGCCTTGAACGGCGCCGCTCACAGCAGCCACGACGGCGACGTCTATTCCGCTCACGGCGAAACGGGCTGGAACCTTCACCTGCACCGATGGACGCTCCAGCCATTTGCCGCCCTTCGATACACGTTTCTCGATGAGCAAAGTTACGCCGAATCCGGGGCCGAAGGCGTGAACCTCCGCGTGAACGACCGAAAAACAGATGCGCTGACCTCGAACCTTGGGTTGCGCTTTGCCTGTCACTTCGAGAAGGACGACTGGCTCTGCATCCCGGAGGCCACCATTGCGTGGGACCATGATTTTGACCTCGATGATCGCCGGATCACGGCCGCCTTCGAGGGCGCGCCGGCGACGACCTTCGTCACCGACGGTCGCCCTATCGACAGAGACGGCGTTGTCCTGGGTGGAGCCCTGACAGTCATCCGCAAGAACAACCTCAGCCTCTCGCTGAGATACACGGGCGAGCTTCGCAGCCACTCCAGGGCCCACGCCCTCACCGGCGGGATTCGCTACGAGTTCTGA
- a CDS encoding chorismate mutase: MKDGIEPLKKLSRAIAPVEKWLPQDRVPWVIAGPCSAESLQQMLATARGLVKSSHVKAFRAGVWKPRTRPNAFEGIGAVGLDWLKAVKDETGLPTATEVANTEHIELCLKAGVDILWIGARTTVSPFSVQEIANALRGVDIPVLVKNPVNADLGLWLGAVERLFDVGIRKLAALHRGFSTYVETEFRNPPNWQIPIELKRRLPNLPLICDPSHIAGVRHLVEPVAQMALDLGITGLMIESHVQPDEALSDAKQQLTPKDLCRMLERLRARNATVTDRDLKRHMARLRSEISHIDAKIIEDLAERMKWVEEIGRLKQQHNVPVLQLGRWENLLEDHIAKAEKVGLDAEFIKDIFETIHAQAIKRQL, translated from the coding sequence TTGAAAGACGGCATTGAACCTCTGAAGAAGCTCAGCCGGGCGATCGCGCCGGTGGAGAAGTGGCTGCCGCAGGACCGGGTCCCGTGGGTGATCGCCGGGCCGTGCAGCGCCGAATCGCTCCAACAGATGCTGGCCACAGCCAGGGGCCTGGTCAAGTCCTCGCACGTCAAGGCCTTCCGGGCGGGCGTGTGGAAGCCCCGGACGCGGCCGAACGCCTTCGAGGGCATCGGGGCCGTCGGGCTCGACTGGCTCAAGGCCGTCAAGGACGAGACGGGCCTGCCGACCGCCACCGAGGTGGCCAACACCGAGCACATCGAGCTGTGCCTCAAGGCCGGCGTCGATATCCTCTGGATCGGGGCCCGCACCACGGTCAGCCCGTTTTCCGTGCAGGAGATCGCCAACGCCCTGCGGGGCGTGGATATCCCGGTGCTCGTGAAGAACCCGGTCAACGCCGACCTGGGACTGTGGCTGGGGGCCGTCGAGCGGCTCTTCGACGTGGGCATCCGCAAGCTGGCGGCTCTGCATCGCGGATTCTCGACCTACGTCGAGACCGAGTTTCGCAACCCGCCCAACTGGCAGATCCCGATCGAGCTGAAGCGCCGGCTTCCGAACCTGCCGCTGATCTGCGACCCGAGCCACATCGCCGGCGTCCGCCACCTCGTCGAGCCGGTCGCACAGATGGCGCTGGATCTGGGCATCACCGGGCTGATGATCGAATCGCACGTCCAACCGGACGAGGCGCTGAGCGACGCCAAACAGCAACTGACGCCCAAAGACCTGTGCCGGATGCTCGAGAGGCTTCGGGCCAGGAACGCCACCGTGACCGACCGCGACCTGAAACGGCACATGGCCCGGCTGCGGTCGGAGATCAGCCACATCGACGCCAAGATCATCGAGGACCTGGCCGAGCGGATGAAGTGGGTCGAGGAGATCGGCCGGCTCAAGCAGCAGCACAACGTCCCGGTCCTGCAACTCGGGCGGTGGGAGAACCTGCTGGAGGACCACATCGCCAAGGCCGAGAAGGTGGGCCTCGACGCCGAGTTCATCAAGGACATCTTCGAGACGATCCACGCCCAGGCGATCAAACGCCAGTTGTAA
- a CDS encoding RNA polymerase sigma factor — MDDAKLLKRYAAGDEEAFQELMNRYRDSVYAFLRRFLSRSDLIEDVFQETFLQLFVSRDTFDLSRPLRPWLFTIAANKAKDALRRMQRTEVTQLGNMFDSEESTIDDVLNTLDHDERMPYDELIRDERAASVKRVISRMPAKLREIIVLAYFHKFAYAEIAQILNIPIGTVKSRLHTAVGRFAEDWEACSLCEMAN, encoded by the coding sequence ATGGATGATGCAAAACTCTTGAAGAGATATGCGGCCGGCGACGAAGAGGCGTTTCAGGAACTGATGAACCGCTATCGCGACAGTGTTTATGCCTTTCTGCGTCGGTTTCTCAGCCGGTCCGATCTGATCGAGGACGTGTTCCAGGAGACATTCCTTCAGTTGTTCGTCAGCCGGGATACGTTCGATCTGTCGCGGCCGCTGCGGCCGTGGCTGTTCACCATCGCCGCCAACAAGGCCAAGGACGCCCTGAGACGCATGCAGCGAACCGAAGTGACCCAGCTTGGCAATATGTTCGACAGCGAAGAGTCCACGATCGACGACGTGCTCAACACGCTGGACCATGATGAGCGGATGCCGTACGACGAGCTGATCCGTGACGAGCGGGCCGCCTCGGTCAAACGCGTCATCTCCCGCATGCCCGCCAAGCTGCGTGAGATCATCGTGCTGGCGTATTTCCACAAGTTCGCTTATGCCGAAATTGCACAGATCCTGAACATTCCTATCGGGACGGTCAAGAGCCGACTCCATACGGCCGTCGGACGCTTCGCCGAGGATTGGGAGGCCTGCTCGCTGTGTGAGATGGCGAATTGA